The stretch of DNA TGAAGTGTATGACTGGATTCGCCATATCCGCTATGGGGGTGAAGAGCACAATTATATCTTTGTCTATCAGGTTGAGCATATCAGTGGCGGTGATAAATTTGCCAAAATGCTCATCAACCCCAATCGCCCTGATTTGGAAGGAGAATATATCTCCGATGCGTACACCGATGAAAATGGTAAAGCCTTTCGCAAAATTTTCTTACAAGACATCCACGAGAAAGGTTTTTCGTTTGTAGATTACATCTATAAAAAACCTGAAAGTAATATCATTCGTCCAAAAGTATCTTACTTTAAACTCTACAAAGAGTGGAATCTCATCATCGCAGCAGGTGCGTATACGGATGATATAGACAAAGAGATTAGCATTGCCAAAGCTGATTTTAAAAAGAAGATGAAGCTGGAAGTCACCTCTGCTGTCATTATCTTTTTACTTTTTGCGTTTGTTGCCAACACGTTTGCGGTTATCCTTGGCAAACGCATCGAGCGCTTTTTACAAACCTATCATAAACAAGTTCAACAAAAAACGCTGGAACTTGAAAATCTTAACCGTACACTGGAAAGCCGTGTGAGTGAAGAGATTCAAAAAAATAGAGAGCAAGAACAGCTTCTCATTCAAAAATCAAAGTTTATTGCGCTTGGAGAGATGATCAGCAATATTGCGCACCAGTGGCGACAACCACTCTCTCAACTTTCAGCACTTCTGATGACGCTCAAGCTTAAATACAACATGGATAAACTTGATAAAACAGGTATGGAAATCAAATGTATTGAAGCAGAAAACATCGTAGAATATATGTCTAATACAATCGATGACTTTCGTAACTTTTTTATGCCCAATAAAGATAAAAAGGCATTTAGTATTCAAGCAAGTATCGATGAAGTTTTACGCATCATAGGTATGTCCATCGCCAATCAAGAAATTGAGGTAGAAGTAAATATTCCGCATGACGAATACATTATTGGCTATAAAAGTGAATACGAACAGGTTGTTCTTAACCTTCTCTCGAACGCTAAAGATGCCATCATTGCTTCGGGTACAGAATGTGGAAAAATTACGATTAGCCTAGAGAGCGATGAAACGACAGTGCGGTTTATTATTCAAGACAATGGTGGGGGAATTAAAATAGAACCTACCGAAAAAATCTTTGAGCCTTATGTGAGTACAAAAGAGCAAAATGAAGGTACTGGCATTGGACTTTATATGGC from Sulfurospirillum oryzae encodes:
- a CDS encoding sensor histidine kinase, which encodes MKIIKESNISTIIIVSTIFIISSLMLFNGYFFITKQYEILQAQIEDSKKTFVENKRNVLRREVDAIIEFIEFKKSRTNLADSKAVEALKLEVYDWIRHIRYGGEEHNYIFVYQVEHISGGDKFAKMLINPNRPDLEGEYISDAYTDENGKAFRKIFLQDIHEKGFSFVDYIYKKPESNIIRPKVSYFKLYKEWNLIIAAGAYTDDIDKEISIAKADFKKKMKLEVTSAVIIFLLFAFVANTFAVILGKRIERFLQTYHKQVQQKTLELENLNRTLESRVSEEIQKNREQEQLLIQKSKFIALGEMISNIAHQWRQPLSQLSALLMTLKLKYNMDKLDKTGMEIKCIEAENIVEYMSNTIDDFRNFFMPNKDKKAFSIQASIDEVLRIIGMSIANQEIEVEVNIPHDEYIIGYKSEYEQVVLNLLSNAKDAIIASGTECGKITISLESDETTVRFIIQDNGGGIKIEPTEKIFEPYVSTKEQNEGTGIGLYMAKLIIEKSMRGKLEARNESGGAIFTIELEKGFKEALGGSPL